The following coding sequences lie in one Pseudomonadota bacterium genomic window:
- the ilvD gene encoding dihydroxy-acid dehydratase, which produces MSKLNRYSARITQSKSQGASQAMLYGVGLTEADMAKAQVGIASMWYEGNTCNMHLLDLAAEVKAGVQAAGLVGLRFNTIGVSDGISMGTDGMSYSLQSRDLIADSIESVIAAHWYDGLIALPGCDKNMPGAMIAMGRLNRPALMVYGGTIRAGCWKERKLDIVSAFQSYGELVAGTIGESEHDAVVRHACPGAGACGGMYTANTMASAIEALGMSLPGSASIPATAPEKLEECRAAGAALRVLLERDLKPRDLMTRGAFENAMVVVMALGGSTNAVLHLIAMARAVEVPLALEDFQRVARRVPFIADLKPSGQYVMEDLHQVGGIPALMKYLLAEGLIDGSCLTVTGRTIAENLASLPGFSAGQRVILPLSAPIKATGHIQILRGSLAPDGAVGKITGKEGERFSGPARVYDAEEAMLAGLERGEIAKGDVVVIRYEGPQGGPGMPEMLTPTSAIMGAGLGSEVALITDGRFSGGSHGFIIGHVTPEAQVGGPIALVQDGDRITIDAAANRIDLELSPDEFARRRASFAPPPLKATRGTLFKYIQRVKSAAEGCVTDE; this is translated from the coding sequence TTGAGCAAGCTCAACCGCTACAGCGCGCGCATCACCCAGTCCAAGTCGCAGGGGGCCTCACAGGCCATGCTCTACGGCGTGGGCCTGACCGAGGCCGATATGGCCAAGGCGCAGGTCGGCATCGCGAGCATGTGGTACGAGGGAAATACCTGCAACATGCACCTCCTCGACCTCGCGGCGGAGGTCAAGGCCGGTGTACAGGCGGCCGGCCTCGTCGGGCTGCGCTTCAACACGATCGGCGTCAGCGACGGCATCTCCATGGGCACCGACGGGATGAGCTACTCACTGCAGAGCCGCGATTTGATCGCCGACTCGATCGAGAGCGTGATCGCCGCCCATTGGTACGATGGGCTGATCGCGCTGCCCGGCTGCGACAAGAACATGCCGGGCGCGATGATCGCGATGGGCCGACTCAACCGCCCGGCGCTGATGGTCTACGGCGGGACCATTCGCGCGGGCTGCTGGAAAGAGCGCAAGCTCGACATCGTCTCCGCCTTTCAAAGCTACGGCGAGCTGGTGGCCGGAACGATCGGCGAGAGCGAGCATGATGCCGTCGTGCGCCACGCCTGTCCCGGGGCTGGGGCCTGCGGTGGCATGTACACCGCAAACACGATGGCCAGCGCGATCGAGGCGCTCGGCATGTCGCTGCCCGGCAGCGCCTCGATTCCGGCGACGGCGCCTGAGAAGCTAGAGGAGTGCCGGGCGGCCGGCGCGGCGTTACGGGTCTTGCTCGAGCGCGACCTCAAGCCGCGCGACCTGATGACGCGCGGCGCCTTCGAGAACGCGATGGTCGTCGTGATGGCGCTTGGCGGCTCGACCAACGCGGTGCTGCATCTGATCGCGATGGCCCGCGCCGTCGAGGTGCCGCTGGCGCTCGAGGACTTCCAGCGCGTCGCCCGCCGCGTGCCCTTCATCGCCGATCTCAAGCCGAGCGGGCAGTACGTGATGGAGGATCTGCACCAGGTCGGCGGCATTCCCGCGCTGATGAAGTACCTCTTGGCCGAGGGGCTAATCGACGGGAGCTGCTTGACCGTGACCGGGCGCACGATCGCCGAGAACCTCGCGTCGCTGCCGGGGTTCAGCGCGGGACAGCGCGTGATTCTCCCCCTCAGCGCCCCGATCAAGGCGACGGGGCACATCCAGATTCTGCGGGGCAGCCTCGCGCCCGATGGCGCCGTCGGCAAGATTACGGGCAAGGAGGGCGAGCGCTTCTCCGGCCCGGCGAGGGTCTACGACGCCGAGGAGGCGATGCTCGCGGGGCTCGAGCGCGGCGAGATCGCCAAGGGCGACGTCGTGGTCATTCGCTATGAGGGACCCCAGGGTGGGCCTGGGATGCCCGAGATGCTGACGCCGACCTCGGCGATCATGGGCGCGGGGTTGGGCAGCGAGGTTGCCCTGATCACCGACGGGCGCTTCTCCGGCGGCTCGCACGGCTTCATCATCGGCCACGTCACGCCGGAGGCGCAGGTCGGTGGTCCGATCGCGCTCGTGCAGGACGGCGATCGCATCACCATCGACGCCGCCGCCAACCGCATCGACCTCGAGCTCAGCCCCGACGAGTTCGCGCGGCGGCGCGCTTCCTTCGCGCCACCGCCGCTGAAGGCGACGCGCGGCACGCTCTTCAAGTACATTCAGCGGGTCAAGTCGGCGGCCGAGGGCTGCGTTACCGACGAGTGA
- a CDS encoding TonB-dependent receptor — translation MTPARPAPRVRRLTALALALALAPAPTTHAEPAAAGAGAPARHRAGAAAGAAGAASAAAPALEDIVLAAMTTPTTVQEAPAIVTVITSEQIHQQGFRYLADALGMVPGFLNHGWGYNVVATPLTRGILFGALYLQDGVDMYDPIGFVLLPAAFPVETLQRAEVTSGPGGVLWGSNSFVGVVNLVTKTADDLDGLETHVSYGGGPSGRRHETRLYVMGGTKLFAGKLKLFGHAAYRGWTEGGFGMPLRIVLGNLAAGPTIMEPNFTGASGYARQLDLTGNAQYGDLSLHWSVPFNRVAFPASPVGTAALERLDEDALDCADPRQAAACANRVDPDRTSRGTRYDFGNRLAVLRFRPRLWRERLALDARAFFVQYRIAYEPLASVLPSELLRGGVSIYESYVSSRSGLSLDAQAVLPGDIRLLAGGELFYDEMPANIARWRADPSLFAGGSLNGAPCPPATPDNLCPVVVHNASNRLTSGLFVSAERRLPGQLVLNAATRVQFYGGKRALDPVVLFSGAAVWAPTPALSLKTNFAEGFRPPSLLKTDSNSVGSWLGNPELKVERSRALQGEANVRLLADHGGIRSLSLRADYAYTWVSNFIQLNEGRFVNVASIGTHSAELLARINLKGGQSFALGYSFLDGASDDQGKLRSQPNQWLTLQALLPLIGQRFFLTSNLTVVGGFEDPNRRGASTTAIYLGRMANGLPVQSPVVTGGFTDQTIDSVGPTASWNAGLRYLLSDYGLRLAVDAYNLLDQRGFQPNGFLELASGLEPVPNPYRGVSVFGSVELAL, via the coding sequence ATGACGCCGGCTCGGCCCGCGCCGCGCGTCCGGCGGCTGACGGCCCTGGCCCTGGCCCTGGCCCTGGCCCCGGCGCCGACGACCCATGCGGAGCCCGCCGCCGCTGGCGCTGGGGCACCCGCGCGCCACCGCGCCGGCGCTGCTGCGGGCGCTGCGGGCGCTGCGAGCGCTGCGGCGCCCGCGCTCGAGGATATCGTCCTCGCCGCGATGACGACGCCGACCACCGTGCAAGAGGCGCCCGCCATTGTCACCGTCATCACCAGCGAGCAGATCCACCAACAGGGCTTTCGCTACCTCGCTGACGCGCTGGGCATGGTCCCCGGCTTCCTCAACCACGGTTGGGGCTACAACGTCGTGGCGACGCCGCTGACCCGCGGGATTCTCTTCGGCGCGCTCTACCTGCAGGACGGCGTCGATATGTACGACCCGATCGGCTTCGTGCTGCTGCCCGCGGCCTTCCCCGTCGAGACGCTGCAGCGGGCCGAGGTGACGAGTGGTCCCGGCGGCGTGCTCTGGGGCTCCAACTCCTTCGTCGGCGTTGTCAACCTGGTGACCAAGACGGCCGACGATCTGGACGGCCTCGAGACCCACGTCAGCTACGGCGGTGGACCGTCGGGACGCCGTCACGAGACGCGCCTCTATGTAATGGGCGGGACGAAGCTCTTCGCTGGCAAGCTCAAGCTCTTCGGCCACGCGGCCTATCGCGGCTGGACGGAGGGCGGCTTTGGTATGCCGCTGCGGATCGTGCTCGGCAACCTCGCCGCGGGGCCCACGATCATGGAGCCGAACTTCACCGGCGCGTCGGGCTACGCCCGCCAGCTCGATCTGACGGGCAACGCGCAATACGGCGACCTGTCGCTGCACTGGAGCGTGCCCTTCAATCGTGTCGCCTTCCCCGCCTCACCGGTCGGGACCGCGGCGCTGGAGCGACTCGATGAGGACGCGCTCGATTGCGCCGATCCACGCCAAGCGGCGGCCTGCGCCAACCGCGTCGACCCCGACCGTACCTCTCGCGGGACGCGCTACGACTTCGGCAACCGCCTGGCGGTGTTGCGCTTCCGCCCACGCCTATGGCGCGAGCGCCTCGCCCTCGACGCGCGCGCCTTCTTCGTGCAGTACCGCATCGCCTACGAGCCCCTGGCCTCGGTGCTGCCCTCTGAGCTGCTGCGTGGCGGTGTTTCAATTTACGAGAGCTACGTCAGCTCCCGCTCCGGGCTCTCCCTCGACGCCCAGGCGGTCCTGCCTGGCGACATCCGCCTGCTCGCTGGGGGCGAGCTCTTCTACGACGAGATGCCAGCAAACATCGCGCGCTGGCGCGCCGACCCCTCGCTCTTTGCCGGTGGCTCGCTCAATGGCGCACCCTGTCCGCCGGCCACGCCGGATAACCTCTGTCCAGTGGTGGTCCATAATGCCTCCAATCGCCTGACGAGTGGGCTCTTTGTCAGCGCTGAGCGCCGGCTGCCGGGTCAGCTGGTGCTCAACGCGGCGACGCGCGTGCAGTTCTACGGCGGCAAGCGGGCGCTCGATCCGGTCGTGCTCTTCTCCGGTGCGGCGGTCTGGGCGCCGACGCCGGCCCTCAGCCTCAAGACCAACTTCGCCGAGGGCTTTCGGCCGCCCTCGCTGCTCAAGACCGACAGCAACAGCGTTGGTTCCTGGCTCGGCAACCCGGAGCTCAAGGTCGAGCGCAGCCGTGCGCTCCAGGGCGAGGCCAACGTCAGGCTGCTCGCCGATCACGGCGGCATCCGATCGCTGAGCCTCCGCGCTGATTATGCCTATACCTGGGTCAGCAACTTCATCCAGCTCAACGAGGGCCGCTTCGTCAACGTGGCGTCGATCGGCACCCACAGCGCCGAGCTGCTGGCGCGGATCAATCTCAAGGGCGGTCAAAGCTTCGCGCTCGGCTACAGCTTCCTCGATGGCGCCAGCGACGATCAGGGCAAGCTGCGCTCGCAGCCCAATCAGTGGCTGACCCTGCAGGCCTTGCTGCCGCTGATCGGCCAGCGCTTCTTCCTCACCTCGAACCTGACGGTCGTCGGCGGCTTCGAGGATCCGAATCGGCGCGGCGCGTCGACGACTGCGATCTACCTCGGACGGATGGCCAATGGCCTGCCGGTCCAGAGCCCGGTGGTCACGGGGGGCTTCACCGATCAGACGATCGACTCCGTCGGGCCGACCGCGAGCTGGAACGCGGGCCTACGCTACCTGCTCAGCGACTACGGCCTGCGCCTGGCCGTCGACGCCTATAATCTCCTCGACCAGCGCGGCTTCCAGCCCAACGGCTTCCTCGAGCTGGCGTCGGGTTTGGAGCCCGTCCCCAATCCCTACCGCGGCGTCTCGGTCTTCGGCAGCGTCGAGCTCGCGCTCTGA
- a CDS encoding TonB-dependent receptor plug domain-containing protein, whose translation MASARPWWRIWTLVACLGLAGSLAAPPAQAAPDPAGSGRRGSGSARAPGDAIAPDSSAPALEDLVLSAMKTPTTVQEAPAVVTVITSEQIHQQGFRLLADALGMVPGFLTHGWGYNVVATPLTRGMLFGALYLQDGVDMYDPIGFVLLPALLPIETVQRAEVTTGPGGVLWGSNSFVGVVSLVTKTADDLDGLEAHASYGGGPSGRQGDTRVYLMGGTKLLGGKLKLFGHAAYRRFRQGGFGLPLRLVVSQLTPSPIVMEPDFTASSGDARQIDLSGNAQYGALSLHWSVPFNRFAFAATPIGSSAIERLDEDALDCRNPAHAEACANRVDPDRLTRGTRYDIGNRMAVLRYRPRLWRERLGLDARVLRPVPDRLRSPLTGPPLGAAARRRVGL comes from the coding sequence ATGGCTTCAGCTCGACCCTGGTGGCGGATCTGGACCCTCGTTGCCTGCCTCGGGCTCGCCGGCTCGCTGGCGGCGCCGCCGGCGCAGGCAGCGCCGGACCCCGCGGGGAGCGGGCGCCGCGGCAGCGGTAGCGCTCGAGCCCCTGGGGACGCGATCGCTCCCGATTCCTCGGCGCCCGCGCTCGAGGACCTCGTGCTCTCGGCGATGAAGACGCCGACCACGGTCCAAGAGGCGCCCGCGGTCGTGACGGTGATCACCAGCGAGCAGATCCACCAGCAGGGCTTTCGCCTGCTGGCCGACGCGCTCGGGATGGTCCCGGGCTTTCTCACCCACGGCTGGGGCTACAATGTCGTGGCCACGCCCCTGACCCGTGGGATGCTCTTCGGCGCGCTCTATCTGCAAGACGGCGTCGACATGTACGACCCGATCGGCTTTGTCCTGCTGCCGGCCTTGCTGCCGATCGAGACCGTCCAGCGGGCCGAGGTGACGACTGGTCCAGGCGGCGTGCTCTGGGGCTCGAACTCCTTCGTCGGCGTGGTCAGCCTGGTGACCAAGACCGCCGACGACCTCGATGGCCTCGAGGCCCATGCCAGCTATGGCGGCGGCCCCAGCGGTCGCCAGGGCGATACCCGCGTCTACCTGATGGGCGGGACGAAGCTCCTCGGCGGCAAGCTCAAGCTCTTCGGCCACGCCGCCTATCGCAGGTTCCGCCAGGGCGGCTTCGGCCTGCCCCTGCGGCTGGTGGTCTCTCAGCTGACGCCCTCGCCGATCGTGATGGAGCCCGACTTCACGGCGAGCTCAGGCGATGCGCGCCAGATCGACCTCTCGGGCAACGCGCAGTACGGCGCGCTCTCGCTGCACTGGAGCGTCCCCTTCAATCGCTTCGCCTTCGCGGCCACGCCGATTGGCTCGTCGGCGATCGAGCGGCTCGACGAGGATGCGCTGGACTGCCGCAATCCCGCCCACGCGGAGGCCTGCGCCAACCGCGTCGACCCGGACCGCTTGACCCGCGGCACCCGCTACGACATCGGCAACCGGATGGCCGTGCTGCGCTATCGTCCGCGCCTCTGGCGCGAGCGGCTCGGCCTCGATGCGCGCGTTCTACGTCCAGTACCGGATCGCCTACGATCCCCTCTCACTGGCCCTCCCCTCGGAGCTGCTGCAAGGCGGCGTGTCGGTTTATGA
- a CDS encoding TonB-dependent receptor, which translates to MRAFYVQYRIAYDPLSLALPSELLQGGVSVYESYLSTRSGLSLDGDIALSGNTRLLAGGEVFYDQMPLNLARWRASPAVFAGNQIQGSPCPPAVGDNLCPVAVHYASDRLTSGLFASAETRLAQQVVLNAATRLQLYGGKRALDPVVLFSAAAVWAPTADLSLKANYAEGFRPPSLLKTDSGNVVSWIGNPELKVERSRALQGELNVRLLSNHEAIRLLSLRADYAYTAVSNLIQVIEGRFVNVASIGLHTAELLLRLQLKRGQSFTLGYSFLDGATDNQGKLRSQPNQWLTLQALLPLWAQRLFLSSNLIVVGGLEDPNRRGAGASTLFVGRMADGLPVRSPVALGAFTDQTLDSVGPTATWNAGLRYLLAKGGLRLAVDAYNLLDQRAFQPNGFFELAAGLEPVPNPYFGVSVIGSVELTL; encoded by the coding sequence ATGCGCGCGTTCTACGTCCAGTACCGGATCGCCTACGATCCCCTCTCACTGGCCCTCCCCTCGGAGCTGCTGCAAGGCGGCGTGTCGGTTTATGAGAGCTACCTCAGCACGCGCAGCGGGCTCTCGCTCGACGGCGACATCGCGCTGTCCGGCAACACCCGCTTGCTCGCGGGTGGCGAGGTCTTCTACGATCAGATGCCGCTCAATCTCGCGCGCTGGCGCGCCAGCCCCGCGGTGTTCGCTGGCAACCAGATCCAGGGCTCGCCCTGCCCCCCGGCGGTCGGTGACAACCTCTGCCCGGTGGCCGTGCACTACGCCTCGGACCGGCTGACGAGCGGGTTGTTTGCCAGCGCGGAGACGCGTCTGGCGCAACAGGTGGTGCTCAACGCGGCGACGCGTCTGCAGCTCTACGGTGGCAAGCGGGCGCTCGACCCGGTGGTGCTCTTCTCGGCTGCGGCGGTCTGGGCGCCGACGGCCGACCTGAGTCTCAAGGCCAACTACGCCGAGGGCTTTCGGCCACCCTCGCTGCTCAAGACGGACAGCGGCAACGTCGTCTCGTGGATCGGCAACCCGGAGCTCAAGGTCGAGCGCAGCCGGGCGCTTCAGGGCGAGCTCAACGTCAGGCTGCTCTCCAACCACGAGGCGATCCGGCTGCTCAGCCTGCGCGCGGACTACGCCTACACCGCGGTCAGCAACCTGATCCAGGTGATCGAGGGGCGCTTCGTCAACGTGGCCTCGATCGGGCTGCACACCGCCGAGCTGCTGCTGCGCCTTCAGCTCAAGCGCGGGCAGAGCTTCACGCTCGGCTATAGCTTCCTCGACGGCGCCACCGACAATCAGGGCAAGCTGCGCTCGCAGCCGAATCAGTGGTTGACGCTGCAGGCGCTGCTGCCGCTCTGGGCGCAGCGCTTGTTTCTGAGCTCGAACCTGATCGTCGTCGGCGGGCTCGAGGATCCCAATCGACGCGGTGCGGGAGCGAGCACGCTCTTTGTTGGGCGCATGGCCGACGGCCTGCCCGTCAGGAGCCCGGTGGCGCTCGGCGCCTTCACCGACCAGACCTTGGACTCGGTCGGCCCGACCGCGACCTGGAACGCGGGCCTCCGTTACCTGCTGGCGAAGGGTGGCCTGCGCTTGGCGGTGGACGCCTACAACCTGCTCGACCAGCGAGCCTTTCAGCCCAACGGCTTCTTCGAGCTGGCCGCCGGGCTGGAGCCGGTGCCGAACCCCTACTTCGGGGTTTCGGTGATCGGTAGCGTCGAGCTGACGCTCTAG
- the ccsA gene encoding cytochrome c biogenesis protein CcsA → MSTALLIAALLLQAAAVASALGQRARWGRACLALGVSLQTAGLVGRGLAIGFFPLTTKLESFSALGLALALVALATWQPARWYTVPLVLLATITSGAALAFPWTLRFPPPLMRSIWYPLHVPLAFGAYALWAAAAAAALAWWHDRNPEWLRRLDRRALQGFGLWSLSMICGGIWGVVAWGAYFLWDPKVIWSVILWLHYASFLHLRLTPSLSGRSWVRPALAGIGLAWVGVAYVGTSFFFGASSHAF, encoded by the coding sequence ATGTCGACCGCGCTCCTCATCGCTGCCCTGCTGCTGCAGGCCGCCGCCGTCGCCAGCGCCCTCGGTCAGCGGGCGCGGTGGGGCCGGGCTTGCCTGGCGCTCGGCGTGAGCCTGCAGACGGCGGGGCTGGTGGGCCGCGGCCTGGCGATCGGCTTCTTCCCCCTGACCACCAAGCTCGAGTCCTTCAGCGCCCTCGGCCTGGCGCTGGCCCTGGTCGCGCTGGCGACCTGGCAGCCGGCGCGTTGGTATACGGTGCCGCTCGTGCTGCTGGCGACGATCACCAGCGGCGCGGCGCTCGCCTTCCCCTGGACGCTGCGCTTTCCCCCGCCCCTGATGCGCAGCATCTGGTACCCGCTACATGTGCCGCTGGCCTTCGGCGCCTATGCCCTCTGGGCGGCGGCGGCCGCGGCGGCGCTGGCCTGGTGGCACGACCGCAATCCCGAGTGGCTGCGCCGGCTCGACCGCCGCGCGCTGCAGGGCTTCGGGCTGTGGTCCCTCTCGATGATCTGCGGCGGCATCTGGGGCGTCGTCGCCTGGGGGGCCTACTTCCTCTGGGACCCGAAGGTGATCTGGTCGGTGATCCTCTGGCTGCACTACGCGTCCTTCCTGCACCTGCGCTTGACCCCCTCGCTGAGCGGACGGAGCTGGGTGCGCCCCGCCTTGGCCGGGATCGGCCTCGCCTGGGTCGGGGTGGCCTACGTCGGCACCTCGTTCTTCTTCGGCGCCTCGAGCCATGCCTTCTAG
- a CDS encoding DMT family transporter, which produces MRSTSLSGVTLMLLASAAFAAMSACVKALGPAFPFAEAVLVRALLSLPPLVLLARAWRVPLRARRPLLMLARSLLGFAGMLCYFFALQRGPLAIVTLLNRLQPLFVAALAPSVLGERTTRGTALVLLASLAGALLVMRPGSAHFDLPALVAALGAVVSALAHLAVRRLSATDDPLLIVIAFTAVDVLGGAALTFGQFVWPNPRQWWLLTGTAAAAGLGQVLLTHAYRRDEASRVAAASYSSVVWALVIGYLFWHELPDRLALLGGAAIVGAGLALVLQRKARAR; this is translated from the coding sequence ATGCGGTCAACCTCGCTCAGCGGTGTGACGCTGATGCTGCTGGCGTCCGCCGCCTTCGCGGCGATGAGCGCCTGCGTCAAGGCGCTGGGCCCCGCCTTTCCCTTCGCCGAGGCGGTGCTCGTGCGAGCCTTGCTCAGCCTGCCCCCGCTCGTGCTCCTCGCACGGGCGTGGCGGGTGCCGCTGCGGGCGCGACGTCCGCTGCTGATGCTGGCGCGTAGCCTGCTCGGCTTCGCCGGGATGCTCTGCTATTTTTTCGCCCTGCAGCGCGGCCCGCTGGCCATCGTCACGCTGCTCAATCGGCTCCAGCCGCTCTTCGTCGCCGCGCTGGCGCCCTCCGTGCTTGGAGAGCGAACGACCCGCGGGACCGCGCTCGTGCTCCTCGCCAGCCTCGCCGGTGCGCTGCTCGTGATGCGTCCGGGGAGCGCGCACTTCGACCTGCCGGCGCTGGTCGCGGCGCTGGGCGCCGTCGTCAGCGCGCTGGCCCACCTGGCCGTGCGTCGCTTGAGCGCCACCGACGACCCGCTGCTGATCGTCATCGCCTTCACCGCGGTCGACGTGCTCGGTGGCGCGGCGCTCACTTTCGGCCAGTTCGTCTGGCCCAACCCGCGCCAATGGTGGCTGTTGACGGGCACCGCGGCTGCCGCCGGCCTCGGGCAGGTGCTGCTGACCCACGCCTATCGGCGTGATGAGGCCTCGCGGGTGGCCGCCGCGAGCTATAGCTCGGTCGTCTGGGCGCTGGTGATCGGCTACCTTTTCTGGCACGAGCTGCCGGATCGCCTGGCCCTGCTCGGCGGGGCCGCGATCGTCGGCGCCGGTCTGGCGCTGGTGCTGCAGCGAAAGGCGAGGGCGCGGTAG
- a CDS encoding glycogen/starch/alpha-glucan phosphorylase: MPVVGADVESVKRSFLRHIQTSLGRDEYSATPADLYQALCMSVREHLLMRWIQTQQTYYHQDARRVYYLSMEFLMGRALHNALSNLGLLDTYRKAIAELGYSLDELEEQGAEPGLGNGGLGRLAACFLDSMATLQLPAVGCGLRYDYGIFRQEILDGRQIEEPDDWLRVVNPWEIARPAQTVRVQFGGRVQVYDDGTGQLRSRWLDTHDVQAVPYDTPIPAYGNPTVNTLRLWSARGTEDFDLEDFNVGDYVGAVTHKVLAENITKVLYPNDNFYSGKELRLKQQYFLVAATLQDALRRHLVTHPTLDDLAEKVVFQLNDTHPALAITELLRILLDEHGFSWEKAWATVTSTMAYTNHTLLPEALEKWPIDLVQRVLPRHLQLVNDINHRFLDEVRQRFPGDDDLISRVSLFEEGSTKRLRMAHLAVVGSFSVNGVASLHTDLLKKRVMPDFHRLWPEKFNNKTNGVTQRRWLLGCNPPLATLITRRIGAGWITDLDQLRRLDPLQDDADFLRELDGVKLKAKQRLTEHLRQSHGVELDPYAIFDVQIKRIHEYKRQLLNALHIVHLYLRVKRDPGALRTPRAFIFGGKAAPGYAMAKLVIKLIGDLSARINSDPQIGRRLQVLFYPNYNVSAGELIFPAADVSEQISTAGFEASGTGNMKFALNGALTVGTLDGANVEIAEQVGSENIFIFGHDVDDVARLRSEGYDPRAIYRDDDDVAEVIDLISGDFFSPDEPGLYQPLIDSLLDRDYYLLLADFAAYRQTQLKIDAAYSDRRRWMRMSLANIARTGMFSSDRTIRDYASEIWRLPAIKVEPT; this comes from the coding sequence ATGCCTGTGGTGGGCGCCGACGTCGAGTCGGTGAAGCGCTCGTTCCTGCGCCACATCCAGACCTCCCTGGGACGCGACGAGTACTCGGCGACGCCGGCGGATCTCTACCAGGCGCTCTGCATGTCGGTGCGCGAGCACCTGCTGATGCGCTGGATTCAGACCCAGCAGACCTACTATCACCAGGACGCTCGGCGCGTTTACTACCTGTCGATGGAGTTTCTGATGGGCCGCGCGCTGCATAACGCGCTGTCCAACCTCGGCCTGCTCGACACCTATCGCAAGGCGATCGCCGAGCTTGGCTACTCGCTCGACGAGCTGGAGGAACAGGGCGCCGAGCCAGGCCTCGGCAACGGCGGGCTCGGGCGACTGGCGGCCTGCTTTCTCGACTCGATGGCCACGCTGCAGCTACCCGCCGTCGGCTGTGGGCTGCGTTACGACTACGGCATCTTCCGCCAGGAGATCCTCGACGGCCGGCAGATCGAAGAACCCGACGACTGGCTGCGCGTGGTCAACCCCTGGGAGATCGCCCGTCCCGCGCAGACGGTGCGCGTGCAGTTCGGCGGCCGCGTGCAGGTCTACGATGACGGCACGGGGCAACTGCGCTCGCGCTGGCTCGACACCCACGACGTGCAGGCGGTCCCCTACGACACGCCGATTCCGGCCTACGGCAACCCGACGGTCAACACCCTGCGGCTGTGGAGCGCGCGGGGCACCGAGGACTTCGACCTCGAGGACTTCAACGTCGGCGACTACGTGGGCGCCGTGACGCATAAGGTGCTGGCAGAGAACATCACCAAGGTCCTCTACCCCAACGACAACTTCTATTCGGGCAAGGAGCTGCGCCTCAAGCAGCAGTACTTCCTCGTCGCCGCCACGCTGCAGGACGCGCTGCGCCGCCACCTCGTCACGCATCCGACGCTCGACGATCTGGCCGAGAAGGTCGTCTTTCAGCTCAACGACACGCATCCGGCCCTGGCGATCACCGAGCTGCTGCGGATCCTGCTCGACGAGCATGGCTTCAGCTGGGAGAAGGCGTGGGCGACCGTCACCAGCACGATGGCCTACACCAACCACACGCTGCTGCCGGAGGCGCTGGAGAAGTGGCCGATCGACCTCGTGCAGCGCGTGCTGCCGCGCCACCTCCAGCTCGTCAACGACATCAATCACCGTTTCCTCGACGAGGTGCGCCAGCGCTTCCCCGGCGACGACGACCTGATCAGCCGGGTCTCGCTCTTCGAGGAGGGCTCGACCAAGCGGCTGCGGATGGCCCATCTGGCCGTCGTCGGCTCGTTCTCCGTCAACGGCGTGGCCAGCCTGCATACCGATCTGCTGAAGAAGCGCGTGATGCCGGACTTCCACCGCCTTTGGCCGGAGAAGTTCAACAACAAGACCAACGGCGTGACCCAGCGGCGCTGGCTGCTCGGCTGTAACCCACCGCTGGCGACGTTGATCACCCGCCGCATCGGCGCGGGCTGGATCACCGACCTGGACCAGCTACGCCGGCTCGACCCGCTGCAGGACGACGCCGACTTCCTGCGCGAATTGGACGGCGTCAAGCTCAAGGCGAAACAGCGCCTGACCGAGCATCTACGCCAGAGCCACGGCGTCGAGCTCGACCCCTACGCGATCTTCGACGTTCAGATCAAGCGCATCCACGAGTACAAGCGCCAGCTGCTCAACGCGCTGCACATCGTGCACCTCTACCTGCGCGTCAAGCGCGACCCGGGGGCGCTGCGGACCCCGCGCGCCTTCATCTTCGGCGGCAAGGCTGCGCCCGGCTACGCGATGGCCAAGTTGGTGATCAAGCTGATCGGTGACCTCAGCGCCCGGATCAACAGCGACCCGCAGATCGGGCGCCGGCTGCAGGTGCTCTTCTACCCGAATTACAACGTCTCGGCGGGTGAGCTGATCTTCCCGGCCGCCGACGTCTCAGAGCAGATCTCGACCGCGGGCTTCGAGGCCTCGGGGACCGGCAACATGAAGTTCGCGCTCAATGGCGCGCTGACCGTCGGCACCCTCGACGGCGCCAACGTCGAGATCGCCGAGCAGGTCGGCAGTGAGAACATCTTCATCTTTGGTCATGACGTCGATGACGTCGCGCGGCTGCGAAGTGAGGGCTACGACCCGCGCGCGATCTATCGTGACGACGACGACGTCGCCGAGGTGATCGACCTGATCAGCGGCGACTTCTTCAGCCCCGATGAGCCCGGGCTCTACCAGCCGCTGATCGACTCGCTGCTCGACCGCGACTACTACCTGCTGTTGGCCGACTTCGCGGCCTATCGCCAGACACAGCTCAAGATCGACGCCGCCTACAGCGATCGGCGGCGCTGGATGCGGATGTCGCTGGCCAACATCGCCCGCACGGGGATGTTCTCGTCGGATCGCACGATTCGCGACTACGCGAGCGAGATCTGGCGGCTGCCGGCGATCAAGGTCGAGCCGACCTGA